The DNA segment TAAACCAGCACCAGTAGTAGCAGAAACCTGGAAAATCTGAATTTGGGGATTAACCTTTCGAGCGTAATCTATACATTTTTGCATATCAAACTGCACGTAAGGCAGCAAATCAATTTTAGTAAGAATCATGATTTCACTAGCACGAAACATATGAGGATATTTGAGCGGCTTATCTTCTCCCTCAGTCACCGAGAGAATCACCACCTTAGCTTGTTCTCCCAAATCAAATAATGCGGGACAAACCAAATTTCCCACATTCTCAATCATCACCACCGAATTGAGAGGCGGGTTTAATTGTTGTAAACCCCTATCAATCATAGAAGCTTCTAAATGACAACCAGTACCCGTATTAATTTGAACAACTTTACACCCTGTTTCCTTAATCTTTTGGGCATCATTAGCTGTTTCTTGGTCGCCTTCAATCACATTAATAGGTAACTGATTCTTTAAATCGTGAATAGTCCGGGTTAACAAAGTCGTTTTACCTGAACCAGGAGAACTCATTAAATTTAACGCCAAAATATTGCGTCCTTTAAACCATCCCCGATTTTGGGCTGCTATCAGATTATTTTTCGCTAAAATATCCTGTTCTAAAGATATCGTTGTATTATGTATTTTGGCATGAACTTGAGAAGCTTCATGCTGAGGATCATGATTATGGGAATGAGTGATTATAGTCCCATCAGGTAAAGTGTGAGTATGATCATGGTGATTATGTTCAACTTCACCAGTTTCTAAATTGGTAATTGTGCTTTGAGCATCATCCGAACAACCGCAAGTTACACACATAATTATGCTATTTCTATTTCTTTAATTTTCAGTTCTTCCCCAGCT comes from the Nodularia sp. NIES-3585 genome and includes:
- the hypB gene encoding hydrogenase nickel incorporation protein HypB — encoded protein: MCVTCGCSDDAQSTITNLETGEVEHNHHDHTHTLPDGTIITHSHNHDPQHEASQVHAKIHNTTISLEQDILAKNNLIAAQNRGWFKGRNILALNLMSSPGSGKTTLLTRTIHDLKNQLPINVIEGDQETANDAQKIKETGCKVVQINTGTGCHLEASMIDRGLQQLNPPLNSVVMIENVGNLVCPALFDLGEQAKVVILSVTEGEDKPLKYPHMFRASEIMILTKIDLLPYVQFDMQKCIDYARKVNPQIQIFQVSATTGAGLESWYGWLSAKVGNL